A portion of the Bdellovibrionales bacterium genome contains these proteins:
- a CDS encoding 5-formyltetrahydrofolate cyclo-ligase, with translation MMLRNLDQKIGKTAVRKAYLAQRTEFVKNSHARLFAINAAISKNVLDLLKNKKPSLIATYSPLKEEADPNGFQQFLPDCSFAYPSVDGPNLLFWVPHGQLEMDPTAWRVGPFGIQEPDPQKSKQVQIDDCDFILVPGVSFDRCGRRVGYGKGFYDRALGKASKLKIGICFSVQLSQEPLPYGEGDVKMDWIVTENSMQECVD, from the coding sequence ATGATGTTACGGAACTTGGATCAAAAAATAGGAAAAACAGCCGTACGCAAAGCGTATCTGGCTCAGAGAACTGAGTTTGTTAAGAATTCTCATGCTCGTCTTTTTGCCATTAACGCAGCGATCAGTAAGAACGTCCTGGATCTTTTGAAAAATAAAAAACCAAGTTTGATAGCGACTTACAGTCCTCTCAAAGAGGAGGCAGATCCAAATGGTTTTCAGCAGTTTCTGCCCGATTGCTCGTTTGCTTATCCTTCGGTCGATGGTCCCAATCTTTTGTTTTGGGTCCCACATGGCCAATTGGAGATGGATCCAACAGCATGGCGGGTAGGTCCATTTGGTATTCAGGAGCCCGACCCACAGAAAAGCAAACAGGTACAAATCGATGATTGTGATTTTATTCTTGTACCGGGAGTTAGTTTTGATCGGTGTGGACGGAGAGTAGGCTATGGCAAGGGTTTTTATGATCGGGCTCTTGGCAAAGCTTCAAAATTAAAAATTGGTATTTGTTTTTCTGTTCAGCTGTCGCAGGAGCCGCTTCCTTATGGAGAAGGTGATGTGAAGATGGACTGGATTGTGACTGAAAATTCGATGCAGGAGTGCGTCGACTGA
- a CDS encoding cell division protein ZapA, giving the protein MEEETKRTYEVLIAGLPLKLRSSHDDKTVAKLVALVDEKVNEAMGGHSNVSFQNALLLASLHIAEELILLKRSAFEELHGLEIKAQEVLTSLESSPLTQTGLDH; this is encoded by the coding sequence ATGGAAGAAGAAACCAAGAGGACGTATGAGGTGTTGATTGCCGGACTGCCTCTGAAGCTTCGTTCTTCACATGATGACAAAACGGTCGCAAAGCTTGTGGCCTTAGTGGATGAAAAAGTGAATGAAGCCATGGGTGGGCACTCAAATGTGTCCTTTCAAAATGCCCTGTTGCTTGCCTCCTTACATATTGCCGAAGAGCTGATTCTACTCAAACGAAGTGCATTTGAAGAACTGCATGGGTTGGAAATCAAGGCTCAGGAAGTTCTTACCAGTCTAGAGTCTTCTCCATTAACCCAGACCGGGTTGGATCACTGA
- a CDS encoding Na/Pi cotransporter family protein — MMSQHSSILLTLSGVSFFMLGMNLASENLQKLAANRTRDLIVSLSKRPFFGVLVGIGLTLIIQSSGAVTSMLVGLGSAGVFGLQQVMSVILGSTVGTTFTVQLLSLNVAQYGLPIFAVSFTIFFLAKNRILKQVMATAMGFGLIFFGLEMIGFGTQELRNVQTFSAFLRSLNENPFLALLVTATFTGIVHSSAVTIGFAMALTVSGQISLVDAVYWVYGANIGTTATALLASFGGNYVGRQVAWAHCFYKIVSVLLFLPFTEQLANLFGSDSPQRDLANIHTAFNVGAAAVFYPFIKHGSRLIEKVFPPSESEKEFTVKFLDRGNYQSTSVAVAHAEREVLRMADIVLSMVKDSCRILKDESPDLEHDIRLRDDWVDLLNREINLFLVRHMEDGDIVAQKNMMRIIDFSADLESAADVVDNSLLDLARKKHTLKLEFTSEGWKEIQEIHKDVVQAVEMSISCFQVEDKELAAKVIFHKREIRQMERRFREANIERLVKGRNASVNTSSIHLDALTEFRRIVGIVSNHAYGLLKDADPYNALPRR; from the coding sequence AGCGTCCCTTTTTTGGAGTTTTGGTTGGAATCGGTCTGACTTTAATTATTCAGAGTTCGGGCGCCGTGACCTCCATGTTGGTTGGTCTTGGTTCTGCGGGAGTGTTTGGCCTCCAGCAAGTCATGAGCGTGATATTAGGGTCGACGGTTGGCACTACTTTTACAGTGCAACTGCTGAGCTTGAATGTGGCCCAGTACGGTCTACCCATTTTTGCCGTCTCTTTTACAATATTTTTTCTCGCAAAAAATCGCATTCTTAAACAAGTGATGGCGACAGCCATGGGCTTTGGTTTGATTTTTTTTGGCCTTGAGATGATTGGCTTCGGAACGCAAGAGTTAAGGAATGTGCAAACCTTTTCTGCTTTTTTAAGAAGTCTGAATGAGAATCCGTTCCTAGCATTATTAGTAACAGCCACATTTACGGGAATTGTTCATAGCAGCGCGGTCACGATCGGTTTTGCGATGGCCCTGACAGTTTCAGGCCAAATCAGCCTGGTCGATGCCGTGTATTGGGTTTACGGAGCCAACATTGGAACGACCGCGACAGCCCTCCTTGCCAGTTTTGGAGGAAATTATGTGGGCCGTCAGGTGGCCTGGGCTCATTGCTTCTACAAGATTGTGAGTGTTTTGTTGTTTCTGCCCTTTACAGAGCAACTGGCTAATTTGTTTGGTTCAGACAGTCCGCAGAGGGATCTAGCAAATATTCATACGGCCTTCAATGTTGGAGCTGCAGCTGTCTTCTATCCCTTTATCAAGCACGGCTCCAGACTCATCGAAAAGGTCTTCCCCCCATCCGAATCAGAAAAGGAATTCACCGTTAAATTCCTTGATCGAGGAAATTATCAAAGCACATCCGTTGCTGTCGCCCATGCCGAACGTGAAGTTTTGAGGATGGCAGATATCGTATTGAGTATGGTGAAAGACTCTTGCAGAATTTTGAAGGATGAAAGCCCTGACCTCGAACACGATATTCGTCTGAGAGATGATTGGGTGGATCTTCTCAATCGCGAAATCAATTTATTTTTAGTTAGGCACATGGAAGACGGCGACATCGTTGCACAAAAAAACATGATGCGAATAATTGATTTTTCGGCTGATTTGGAGAGTGCCGCAGATGTGGTTGACAACAGCCTCTTAGATTTAGCTCGCAAAAAGCACACTTTAAAGTTGGAATTCACGAGCGAAGGTTGGAAAGAGATTCAGGAAATTCATAAGGATGTAGTCCAAGCTGTGGAGATGTCGATTAGCTGCTTCCAAGTAGAGGATAAGGAGCTAGCTGCTAAGGTCATCTTTCACAAGAGAGAGATTCGTCAAATGGAGCGACGCTTTCGGGAGGCCAATATAGAACGCCTCGTCAAAGGCCGCAATGCCTCGGTTAACACAAGTTCTATTCATTTGGATGCCCTCACTGAGTTCCGTCGTATTGTTGGGATCGTCTCAAATCACGCCTATGGCCTTCTCAAAGATGCTGATCCCTATAATGCTCTGCCGCGTCGCTGA